One Methanosphaera cuniculi DNA window includes the following coding sequences:
- a CDS encoding ERF family protein gives MNIKTMKKINDGRSYFQQQDVKKSGKNKYQHFNYFELQDIIPVKNEICTKFKIADYFIFDIEKQNARLEIYDLEQDDHQDPVTFQILIPEPQEMNSTKRMQEIGALQTYSHRYLLLQFLDVTECDRIDATNTSKITGENKTNKKVQKSKTKKVEKTTSSSDEQNQALIGLDKKTEDKAETVLNTIKDTLPETSKMYGKMYLSILDHPNFQKEYNYSDSSIKDARKIVVEGIEKGIYK, from the coding sequence ATGAATATCAAAACAATGAAAAAAATAAATGATGGAAGAAGCTACTTTCAGCAACAAGATGTAAAAAAAAGTGGAAAAAATAAATACCAACATTTCAACTATTTTGAACTACAGGATATAATACCCGTCAAAAATGAAATCTGTACAAAATTCAAAATAGCAGACTACTTCATATTTGACATAGAAAAACAAAATGCAAGACTTGAAATATATGACCTTGAACAAGATGACCATCAAGACCCTGTCACATTTCAAATACTTATCCCTGAACCACAAGAAATGAATTCAACAAAAAGAATGCAAGAAATAGGAGCACTTCAAACATATAGTCACCGATATCTACTCCTACAATTCCTAGATGTAACAGAATGTGATAGAATCGATGCAACAAACACTTCAAAAATCACTGGTGAAAACAAAACAAATAAGAAAGTTCAGAAATCAAAAACTAAAAAAGTTGAAAAAACAACATCTTCATCCGATGAACAAAACCAGGCACTTATCGGACTTGACAAAAAAACAGAAGATAAAGCAGAAACCGTACTAAACACAATCAAAGACACATTACCCGAAACATCAAAAATGTACGGAAAAATGTATTTAAGCATACTTGACCATCCAAATTTCCAGAAAGAATACAACTATAGTGATAGTTCTATCAAAGATGCAAGAAAAATAGTAGTAGAAGGTATAGAAAAAGGAATTTACAAGTAG